In one window of Saprospiraceae bacterium DNA:
- a CDS encoding DUF3098 domain-containing protein, with product MTYGKAQFKWMFIGVGLIVLGLLLMLGGGMPSPEVWDESLIYSPIRLTVAPFLIVMGLGFQIYAIFKVED from the coding sequence ATGACTTATGGCAAGGCGCAGTTTAAATGGATGTTTATCGGTGTAGGCCTTATTGTTCTTGGTTTATTGCTCATGCTGGGGGGGGGTATGCCCAGCCCTGAAGTTTGGGATGAAAGCCTGATTTACAGTCCGATACGGCTCACCGTTGCCCCATTTTTGATCGTTATGGGTCTTGGTTTTCAGATCTACGCAATTTTTAAAGTAGAGGATTAA
- the truB gene encoding tRNA pseudouridine(55) synthase TruB gives MSDHNHFFETPGLPGTDFWNGCFILVDKPYGLSSFSIVHGIRKAITRHSGLKLKIGHAGTLDPLASGLLILATGKKTSEINLFQDLEKTYEGRMRLGYTRASYDMESEISSYVPLPEKSNEKLESVRSSLTGNIKLPPPLHSAIKLGGKRAYKLARAGSDIQLEPKEMIIRLFDIDTQFYPEIKFKVICSKGTYIRSLAHEFGQKMSCGAYLSALTRTGIGSYSINQAWNYRDLIARLNQLNQR, from the coding sequence TTGTCTGATCATAATCATTTTTTTGAAACCCCGGGTTTGCCTGGTACTGACTTTTGGAATGGCTGTTTCATTTTAGTTGATAAGCCCTATGGACTAAGTTCCTTCAGCATCGTGCATGGCATCAGAAAAGCGATCACAAGGCATTCCGGGTTAAAACTAAAAATAGGCCATGCAGGTACATTAGACCCCCTGGCCAGCGGATTGCTTATCCTTGCCACCGGAAAAAAAACCTCTGAAATTAACTTGTTTCAGGATCTCGAAAAAACCTACGAAGGGCGAATGCGACTCGGTTACACCCGAGCCAGTTATGATATGGAATCTGAAATTTCATCTTATGTTCCTCTTCCTGAAAAATCGAATGAAAAATTGGAATCTGTGAGATCCTCGCTAACCGGAAATATCAAACTGCCTCCCCCACTCCATTCTGCAATTAAATTGGGTGGAAAAAGGGCTTACAAGCTGGCAAGAGCCGGATCCGATATACAACTTGAGCCCAAGGAAATGATCATTCGCCTATTTGATATCGACACACAATTCTATCCTGAAATTAAATTCAAGGTAATTTGCAGCAAAGGCACATACATACGGTCGCTGGCCCACGAATTTGGACAGAAAATGTCCTGTGGTGCTTACTTATCGGCACTTACACGAACTGGAATCGGGAGCTACTCAATAAACCAGGCCTGGAACTACCGCGACTTAATCGCCAGATTGAACCAGCTCAACCAACGATAA
- a CDS encoding BspA family leucine-rich repeat surface protein: protein MRIITLLGTLFAANLLLAQSADDFVTTWKTDNPGSSNSSSITIPTTGGVYMYDVDWDNDGTFDEFGLTSDVTHDFMVAGTYTIRIQGAFPRIYFNNGGDRQKLLSVDQWGAIAWTSMENAFYGCNNLAVNATDAPDLSGVDLMVSMFRGCSSFNQSINHWDVSNIWNFRSIFQDASAFNQPLNNWDLSNASWLPRVFMGASSFNQDIGNWNTSGITNFESMFAGASSFNQDIGGWNVSNATAVFGMFDGASSFNQDIGNWNPGNSSSFQYMFRNAVNFNQNIGNWDVSAGETMYGMFEGATSFNQDIGGWNTSSAYQMYNMFKDASSFDQDIGGWYVGGVTNFSGMFSGAGLSTANYDALLIGWSQQNLQSGRVFSAGSSQYCAGAFARQSIITNKGWTIRDGGPCTQPPVALCQNVSVDADINCQATVTAEEVDNGSYDPEGAPLNYSLSPQGPFITGNTLVTLTVTDNFGFTGTCTATITVTEDILPEIICPADIQVVKVNGECSAIVTYNAPVGTDNCPGAGTVLVSGPGSGGEFPVGATTETYMVTDASGNSATCSFTVTVSETVAPQISCPANSTINNDTDQCSAVVNFSTPAGTDNCAGATTLQTAGISSGGTFPVGTTVNTFVVTDVSGNTASCSFTVTVNDTQNPTITCPGNWHFTTDFAPWCGTGWEYGPPPVSDNCPNTTLDFVSGRGPYGIFPLGITTEVWKATDASGNTTICSWTVTVTDNKPPFMQCKNATVELNINGNASISSNQVNDGSWDNCGIQSLAVSPNTFTTADLGSSTVTLTGTDNYGNTKTCTATVKVLPNPTKTFNTEWQTTNANESITINTTGGGYDYFVDWGDGTVNTHNTGDVSHTYASAGTYKIRIFGDFPRASFGNQGYTRLKKVLQWGEIAWASMQGTFANCEYLTVPATDAPDLSGVNSTANMFYGCYRLTGSGQGSFNNWDVSNVTNMNGMFYECFDFNEAIGNWNVSNVTNMNNMFTRAKAFNQNIANWNVSNVTGMFEMFMQAISFNQNISNWNVSNVSNMGGMFFSALNFNQNIGNWNVGNVTNMAEMFFDATAFNQAIGNWNVSKVTNMTRMFFQAIAFNQNIGNWNVSNVSTMMDMFLYAGLSTANYDALLNGWSSLPSLKPGVPFHAGSSKYCQGGAGRCDLINNHGWSINDLGKAQGCNSFLLNCPANIVTVNDPNSCYAVVNYTVTYGENCAGETLSQIGGIPSGGDFGVGVTTNVFLVTDTNGNTSVCGFTVAVNEANPPIIVCPADISVGTDNNQCSAAVDFSAPVGTDICSAVTTVQTTGLTSGDVFPAGATINTFVATDAAGNTTSCSFTVTVSDTEAPEISCPADITLTSAPGTCGKFYNYAIGTSDNCGSANWTKTAGLYPGIFPVGLTVNTFVATDGSGNTATCSFSVTVNDIENPTIICPADISIGNDAGVCSAVVDYATPASTDNCSVSGTSQAGGLTSGATFPVGTTVNTFVVTDVSGNTSSCSFSVTVVDIEPPTAVCQNVTVHLDITGNGSTTAAAVNNGSNDICGIASLNLNQTSFNCFQTGNNTVILTVEDMNANTSTCSATVTVVNSNVCNLLSKEIVNTSEAGSPETGDGSMGNERAVLIGETVTFRLLLKVPEGSGDNVVIKDLLPDGLQYVNGSAQFIESSDNGLSYSTTISGGGSSGDDVYFHLGSVVNNDNDLNDETLEITFNALVLNVAGNQAGILLQNEAELSEGGSVLTTSEKRTVEVAEPQLGVEIFQRDDFNGNSISQGDAGDRYVYTVRISNTGNAPAYNVQMEDIIPSQFVAQYGVFITTGSNFSGTNYNVGTGLWNASWTVIQPGVNVSITIRLELKNTVRPLDSWTNTATVTYNSLPVAGPQNRNGADGFGGALNDYEASANSPSFKVPEPEVAKQVEHPSQSPASGIFGASYTDTSSDPNTNTGQYTADVDAAIGELFSYIITVTFPEGTTADFTMIDLTSPNGHTSGRQYRVMDMLSAEVIHVGANLSGNGIEPVNTFFTIEDSSPSDGDGTRTQLWLGGGRDVLNTPDNVVNDNDRYIIRINARMDDEDDSGGPADNVPAPVSNRAGDETGNRLQYQWRDASNSQYTRNIVADVEIVEPDILLTKSIVATNGNGIISGGNLEDALPGDQLTFSFSLTNNGSAAAYNVILTDNLPSVFDLTSVSINSGTDNSDLANDQVNVSVASIPVGGSFTVTAMATIRVSASPGLTYINTANASYKSQPGSGLDIRSYSRSDQASVNIADCLLTISEVTVTDEVCPGAEDGTISITASSSTNNTLTYSLTGPESATNGTGLFTGLMAGTYALTVSDNGFPGCTATQTNIQIDAGVDNTPPSISCSSNITVNNDEGQCNAVVNFTAPTGTDNCPGAMTEQVAGQASGSAFPVGSTVNTYVVTDASGNTASCSLSVTVSDTEAPVISCPADITLTNAPGTCGKFSNYAISTADNCGSANWTKTAGLYPGIFPVGITVNTFVATDGSGNTATCSFSVTVNDIENPTIICPANISVNTNAGICGSVVNYDISTSDNCTANWEQTGGLASGSTFPVGQTANNFLATDATGNIATCTFTVNVIDNQKPTLTCPENIEVTTQANECSAKVCYPDPIVTDNCPPATPSGYTYKTSYGNSHYYQANALSNFTTAYNNAIAAGGHLASITSEEEKNVIAESGAGYAWIGGNDEETEGVWKWNNCETFSYSNWCSGEPNGGSENNYLELEVGGCFNDLNHNLNRYAILEIEGVKLQRTSGLAQNDLFPLGVTNIKYKATDNSGNTSTCSFKVTVLAESCGQPIQVYHKDTTTNSAKIKWNSGTPCNTNYQLRIRYEISAGVWSGWSAWGNKSGPGNEHAFTSLSAGTFYQYQIRSKCGTTNSNIINGWFHTLPQNSIKQNKGTNRPYSKIDVLMNDQNPEIEQTFVSVKAVPNPATEYVSLFLEGFEQTQKEIHMFDLFGKLIFNAQLPASENNPTIDLTRFNIKPGVHMIRVSNGTTQKTIQLMIGS, encoded by the coding sequence ATGCGCATTATCACTCTTTTGGGAACTCTGTTTGCAGCAAACCTGCTGCTGGCTCAATCTGCCGACGACTTCGTCACCACCTGGAAGACGGACAACCCCGGCTCTTCCAACAGCAGTTCCATCACCATTCCGACCACCGGGGGCGTGTACATGTACGACGTGGACTGGGACAACGACGGCACCTTCGACGAGTTCGGCCTTACCAGTGATGTGACGCATGACTTCATGGTGGCCGGCACCTACACCATCCGCATTCAGGGCGCCTTCCCCCGCATCTATTTCAACAACGGTGGCGACCGGCAGAAGCTTCTCTCGGTGGACCAGTGGGGAGCCATTGCCTGGACCTCGATGGAGAATGCCTTTTATGGCTGCAACAACCTGGCCGTGAACGCCACCGATGCGCCCGACCTGTCGGGGGTGGACCTAATGGTTTCCATGTTCCGGGGATGCAGCAGCTTCAATCAAAGTATCAACCACTGGGATGTCAGCAATATTTGGAATTTCAGGAGCATTTTCCAGGACGCTTCCGCTTTCAACCAGCCATTGAATAATTGGGATCTCAGTAACGCCAGTTGGCTTCCACGTGTATTCATGGGGGCTAGCAGCTTTAATCAGGACATTGGGAATTGGAATACCAGCGGTATTACCAATTTCGAATCCATGTTCGCGGGGGCCAGTTCCTTCAACCAGGACATTGGGGGGTGGAATGTTAGTAATGCTACAGCCGTGTTCGGTATGTTTGATGGTGCCAGCAGTTTCAATCAGGATATTGGCAATTGGAATCCAGGAAATTCGAGCAGTTTTCAATACATGTTCAGAAATGCTGTCAATTTCAACCAAAATATCGGAAACTGGGATGTATCTGCTGGCGAAACAATGTATGGTATGTTTGAAGGGGCAACTAGCTTCAATCAGGACATAGGTGGTTGGAATACTTCATCAGCATACCAAATGTATAACATGTTCAAAGATGCCAGCAGTTTCGACCAGGATATCGGAGGATGGTATGTAGGTGGTGTAACAAATTTTTCGGGAATGTTCAGTGGCGCCGGCCTCTCCACTGCCAACTACGACGCCCTGCTCATCGGCTGGAGCCAGCAAAACCTGCAGTCCGGTAGGGTTTTTTCTGCAGGCAGCAGCCAGTACTGCGCCGGCGCCTTTGCACGGCAGAGCATCATCACCAATAAGGGCTGGACCATCCGCGATGGGGGCCCCTGCACCCAGCCCCCGGTAGCCCTCTGCCAAAACGTATCGGTAGATGCCGATATCAATTGCCAGGCTACCGTAACGGCTGAGGAAGTCGACAACGGCTCCTACGACCCGGAGGGTGCCCCGCTGAACTACAGCCTTTCACCCCAGGGCCCATTTATCACGGGAAATACGCTCGTTACTTTGACGGTGACCGACAATTTCGGCTTTACCGGCACTTGCACGGCGACGATCACCGTTACTGAAGACATCCTACCCGAAATCATCTGCCCGGCCGACATCCAGGTAGTGAAAGTGAACGGGGAATGTTCCGCTATTGTTACGTACAATGCCCCTGTCGGTACTGATAACTGTCCGGGTGCAGGCACGGTGCTCGTGTCCGGCCCGGGCAGTGGCGGCGAATTTCCGGTCGGCGCCACGACGGAGACTTACATGGTTACCGACGCATCGGGCAATAGCGCTACTTGCTCCTTCACCGTGACCGTCAGCGAAACGGTCGCTCCACAGATCAGTTGCCCGGCGAATAGCACCATAAACAACGACACCGACCAATGCTCGGCGGTGGTGAACTTCAGCACCCCGGCCGGCACCGATAACTGTGCCGGCGCCACGACTCTGCAGACAGCCGGTATCTCAAGCGGCGGTACCTTCCCGGTCGGTACGACGGTCAACACCTTTGTGGTTACCGATGTGAGCGGCAATACGGCCTCTTGTTCGTTTACCGTTACCGTCAACGATACGCAAAATCCGACTATTACCTGCCCGGGTAACTGGCATTTCACTACGGACTTTGCACCGTGGTGTGGAACGGGATGGGAATATGGCCCGCCGCCAGTTTCAGACAACTGTCCCAATACGACTTTGGATTTTGTAAGCGGTCGTGGCCCTTACGGCATCTTCCCATTGGGTATCACCACGGAAGTCTGGAAAGCAACCGACGCCTCTGGAAATACCACTATTTGTAGCTGGACTGTAACTGTGACGGATAACAAGCCTCCTTTTATGCAATGCAAGAACGCAACCGTAGAGCTGAATATTAACGGCAATGCAAGCATTTCCAGCAATCAGGTGAACGACGGTTCCTGGGACAACTGCGGTATTCAAAGTCTGGCGGTTAGTCCCAATACTTTTACAACCGCCGATCTGGGTTCCAGCACGGTCACGCTGACTGGTACGGACAATTACGGTAATACCAAAACTTGCACGGCAACTGTAAAGGTATTGCCGAATCCAACAAAAACCTTCAACACCGAGTGGCAGACAACCAACGCCAATGAATCCATCACGATCAATACAACAGGTGGCGGCTACGACTACTTTGTGGATTGGGGCGACGGCACCGTCAATACACACAACACAGGGGATGTCAGCCATACTTATGCTTCGGCAGGTACGTACAAAATACGGATTTTTGGCGATTTCCCACGTGCTTCCTTCGGTAACCAGGGATACACCAGATTGAAAAAAGTACTTCAATGGGGAGAAATCGCCTGGGCTTCAATGCAAGGCACTTTTGCCAACTGTGAATACCTGACCGTTCCCGCTACAGATGCTCCCGATCTTTCGGGCGTGAACTCTACGGCCAATATGTTTTATGGGTGTTACAGGTTGACAGGAAGCGGCCAGGGCAGTTTTAACAATTGGGACGTGAGCAATGTGACTAACATGAACGGCATGTTTTATGAATGCTTCGATTTCAACGAGGCGATCGGCAATTGGAATGTGAGCAATGTGACCAACATGAACAATATGTTTACACGTGCGAAAGCTTTCAACCAGAATATTGCAAACTGGAATGTGAGCAATGTAACCGGGATGTTTGAAATGTTCATGCAGGCAATCAGTTTCAATCAAAATATCAGCAATTGGAACGTCAGTAACGTAAGCAACATGGGCGGTATGTTCTTTTCAGCACTCAACTTCAACCAGAATATCGGCAACTGGAACGTCGGAAATGTAACGAATATGGCTGAAATGTTTTTCGATGCTACAGCCTTCAATCAGGCTATTGGCAACTGGAATGTCAGTAAGGTGACAAATATGACCAGAATGTTTTTCCAAGCTATTGCTTTTAACCAAAATATTGGCAACTGGAATGTCAGCAACGTATCGACTATGATGGATATGTTTTTGTATGCCGGCCTCTCCACTGCCAATTACGATGCCTTGCTTAATGGCTGGAGTAGTTTACCCTCGCTGAAACCCGGCGTTCCCTTCCATGCCGGCTCCAGCAAATATTGTCAGGGTGGCGCTGGCCGCTGCGACCTGATCAACAACCACGGCTGGAGTATCAACGACCTGGGTAAGGCACAAGGATGCAATAGCTTCCTGTTGAACTGCCCGGCGAATATCGTAACCGTAAATGACCCCAACAGCTGCTACGCTGTGGTTAATTATACCGTCACCTACGGCGAAAACTGCGCTGGTGAAACCTTGAGCCAAATTGGAGGCATTCCAAGCGGTGGAGATTTCGGGGTAGGTGTTACGACAAATGTTTTCCTGGTGACTGACACGAACGGCAATACCAGTGTCTGCGGATTTACCGTTGCCGTCAACGAGGCAAACCCTCCAATTATCGTTTGTCCGGCCGACATCAGTGTCGGCACCGACAACAACCAATGCTCGGCAGCAGTGGATTTTAGCGCACCAGTCGGCACCGATATTTGCTCGGCCGTTACCACAGTGCAAACGACCGGACTGACCAGTGGCGATGTATTTCCTGCGGGTGCAACGATTAATACCTTCGTTGCTACGGATGCGGCCGGTAATACGACCTCCTGCTCCTTTACTGTTACAGTAAGCGATACGGAAGCACCAGAGATTTCTTGTCCGGCCGACATTACCCTGACCAGTGCGCCCGGAACCTGCGGCAAGTTTTACAATTACGCCATCGGTACATCTGATAATTGCGGATCTGCCAATTGGACAAAAACCGCCGGCCTGTACCCGGGGATATTCCCGGTAGGATTGACGGTCAATACCTTTGTTGCAACCGACGGTAGTGGCAACACCGCTACCTGCTCGTTCAGCGTGACTGTCAATGATATTGAAAATCCGACAATCATCTGCCCGGCCGACATCAGTATAGGCAACGACGCTGGTGTCTGCAGCGCGGTAGTGGATTACGCAACGCCGGCAAGTACCGATAATTGCTCAGTTTCCGGAACCTCTCAGGCCGGCGGCTTAACCAGCGGCGCTACCTTTCCGGTAGGCACGACGGTCAACACCTTTGTGGTTACCGATGTGAGCGGCAATACGTCAAGTTGCAGCTTCTCGGTAACGGTAGTGGATATTGAACCTCCAACCGCTGTTTGTCAGAATGTTACGGTACACCTTGACATTACAGGCAATGGCTCCACCACAGCTGCGGCTGTGAATAACGGCTCCAACGATATCTGCGGCATTGCCAGCCTGAACCTGAATCAAACCAGCTTCAACTGTTTCCAAACGGGTAACAATACAGTCATACTGACAGTGGAAGACATGAACGCCAACACCAGTACTTGTAGCGCCACTGTAACAGTTGTAAATTCCAATGTTTGCAACCTGCTTTCGAAAGAAATTGTCAACACCAGCGAAGCCGGTTCGCCGGAGACCGGGGATGGCAGCATGGGCAATGAACGTGCAGTACTTATTGGTGAGACCGTTACCTTCCGCCTTTTGCTGAAAGTGCCGGAAGGGTCAGGCGACAATGTGGTTATTAAGGATTTGTTGCCAGATGGATTGCAATATGTTAATGGTAGTGCTCAGTTCATAGAGAGCTCTGATAACGGCCTTAGCTACAGCACAACGATCAGCGGAGGTGGGTCTTCCGGAGACGATGTGTATTTTCATCTAGGTTCCGTGGTGAATAACGACAATGACCTCAACGACGAAACCCTTGAAATCACTTTTAATGCCCTTGTGCTGAACGTAGCCGGTAATCAGGCCGGTATACTGCTTCAAAATGAAGCCGAATTATCAGAAGGAGGATCAGTTTTGACAACTTCCGAAAAACGGACGGTTGAAGTTGCCGAGCCGCAGCTTGGCGTTGAGATCTTTCAACGGGACGACTTCAATGGCAATTCGATAAGCCAGGGCGATGCGGGCGACCGTTATGTTTATACAGTACGGATCAGTAACACGGGCAATGCCCCCGCCTATAATGTTCAGATGGAAGATATTATTCCATCGCAGTTTGTGGCGCAATATGGAGTATTCATTACCACAGGTTCCAATTTTTCTGGTACAAACTACAACGTGGGTACAGGTCTATGGAATGCCTCCTGGACTGTGATACAGCCTGGAGTAAATGTGAGTATTACCATTCGATTAGAGTTGAAAAACACGGTTCGACCACTTGATTCGTGGACAAATACCGCCACCGTAACCTACAACTCCCTTCCTGTTGCCGGCCCACAAAACCGCAACGGTGCAGACGGGTTCGGCGGCGCACTGAATGATTACGAAGCATCGGCCAATTCTCCCTCATTTAAAGTACCTGAACCCGAGGTAGCCAAACAAGTGGAACATCCCAGTCAAAGCCCCGCTTCCGGAATATTCGGTGCATCCTATACAGATACCTCTTCTGACCCTAATACCAATACAGGCCAATACACCGCTGATGTAGATGCCGCCATTGGCGAACTCTTCAGCTATATCATTACCGTTACCTTCCCCGAAGGCACAACGGCCGACTTCACCATGATTGACTTAACCTCGCCCAATGGACACACCAGCGGACGTCAGTATCGGGTGATGGATATGCTCAGTGCAGAAGTCATTCATGTTGGTGCAAACCTTAGTGGAAATGGGATTGAGCCCGTTAACACATTTTTTACTATAGAAGATTCAAGCCCTTCAGACGGTGACGGGACAAGAACTCAGTTATGGTTAGGAGGTGGCAGAGATGTGTTGAATACGCCGGATAATGTTGTGAATGACAACGACAGATATATCATCCGCATCAATGCCCGGATGGATGATGAAGACGATAGCGGTGGCCCAGCAGATAATGTGCCAGCACCCGTATCAAACAGGGCAGGAGATGAAACCGGCAACCGACTGCAGTATCAATGGCGAGACGCTTCCAACTCACAATATACGCGCAATATCGTTGCAGATGTAGAAATTGTAGAGCCGGACATACTCCTTACAAAATCGATAGTGGCTACAAATGGCAATGGTATTATCAGTGGCGGCAACCTCGAAGATGCACTTCCCGGGGACCAGCTTACCTTTAGTTTTTCACTGACCAACAATGGTTCTGCTGCTGCTTACAACGTTATACTCACTGACAACCTGCCATCTGTATTTGACCTTACAAGTGTAAGCATTAACAGCGGTACAGACAATTCCGATCTGGCAAATGATCAGGTTAATGTATCTGTTGCCTCCATACCAGTAGGGGGTTCCTTTACCGTTACGGCGATGGCTACCATTCGGGTCAGCGCAAGCCCAGGACTTACTTATATCAATACTGCGAATGCCAGCTATAAGTCCCAGCCGGGTTCGGGTTTGGATATTCGGAGTTACAGTCGCAGTGATCAGGCCAGCGTAAATATTGCTGACTGCCTCCTGACAATTTCAGAGGTAACTGTCACAGATGAAGTTTGTCCCGGGGCTGAAGATGGCACAATTAGTATAACCGCCAGCAGTTCTACCAACAATACCCTGACTTATTCCCTGACGGGTCCAGAGTCAGCCACCAACGGTACGGGGCTCTTTACCGGACTGATGGCCGGCACTTACGCACTTACGGTGTCTGATAATGGCTTTCCGGGTTGTACGGCTACCCAAACGAATATCCAGATTGATGCAGGGGTTGACAATACACCCCCTTCCATTTCTTGTTCTTCCAACATCACAGTCAACAATGATGAAGGACAGTGCAACGCAGTTGTAAACTTCACCGCCCCTACCGGTACAGACAACTGTCCCGGCGCCATGACCGAACAGGTAGCGGGCCAGGCAAGTGGAAGTGCTTTTCCGGTAGGGTCAACGGTCAATACCTATGTCGTCACCGATGCAAGCGGAAACACAGCCTCATGCTCCTTGTCCGTTACTGTGAGCGATACGGAAGCGCCGGTGATTTCTTGTCCGGCCGACATTACCCTGACCAACGCGCCCGGAACCTGCGGCAAGTTTTCCAATTACGCCATCAGTACGGCTGACAATTGCGGATCTGCCAATTGGACCAAAACCGCCGGCCTGTACCCTGGGATATTCCCGGTAGGAATCACGGTCAATACCTTTGTCGCTACCGACGGTAGTGGCAACACTGCTACCTGCTCTTTCAGCGTGACCGTCAACGATATTGAAAACCCGACGATCATTTGCCCGGCCAATATCAGTGTTAACACCAACGCCGGTATCTGTGGGTCTGTAGTGAATTACGATATCAGTACCTCGGACAACTGCACTGCCAACTGGGAACAAACGGGTGGACTGGCCAGCGGTTCGACTTTCCCGGTAGGGCAAACGGCAAACAACTTCCTGGCTACCGATGCAACAGGTAACATCGCGACGTGTACATTTACGGTAAACGTCATCGATAATCAAAAACCGACATTGACCTGCCCGGAAAATATTGAAGTCACCACTCAAGCTAACGAGTGTTCGGCTAAAGTATGTTATCCGGATCCAATCGTTACAGATAATTGTCCCCCGGCGACTCCATCCGGATATACATACAAAACCAGTTATGGCAACAGCCATTACTATCAGGCTAATGCCTTGTCCAATTTTACAACGGCATATAACAATGCCATTGCTGCGGGAGGGCATTTGGCAAGCATCACCTCTGAGGAAGAAAAAAATGTGATTGCAGAAAGCGGTGCAGGATATGCATGGATTGGAGGAAATGATGAGGAAACAGAAGGCGTCTGGAAATGGAATAATTGCGAAACTTTCAGTTATTCAAATTGGTGTAGTGGAGAACCCAATGGAGGCAGCGAAAATAATTATCTGGAATTGGAAGTTGGTGGTTGTTTTAATGATTTAAATCATAATTTAAATAGGTATGCCATACTTGAAATAGAAGGAGTCAAATTACAAAGGACTTCTGGTTTAGCGCAAAATGATTTATTTCCATTAGGTGTAACGAATATAAAATACAAGGCAACGGATAATTCAGGAAATACCAGTACATGCAGTTTTAAAGTCACTGTATTAGCTGAAAGTTGCGGACAACCTATACAGGTATACCATAAAGATACTACTACAAATTCAGCAAAGATCAAATGGAACTCCGGTACGCCATGCAATACGAACTATCAACTTCGGATCCGATATGAGATCAGTGCAGGTGTCTGGTCTGGATGGTCTGCATGGGGCAACAAATCTGGTCCTGGAAATGAGCATGCCTTTACTTCTCTGAGTGCGGGCACGTTCTATCAATATCAGATCAGATCAAAATGCGGTACTACGAATTCTAATATCATCAACGGGTGGTTCCATACGCTGCCGCAGAATTCTATAAAGCAAAACAAAGGAACAAACCGGCCATATTCAAAGATTGATGTTTTGATGAATGACCAGAACCCAGAAATTGAACAAACATTTGTTAGCGTCAAGGCTGTACCCAATCCGGCTACCGAATATGTCAGTCTTTTCCTGGAAGGCTTTGAGCAAACGCAGAAAGAAATACATATGTTCGATCTTTTTGGCAAACTCATATTTAATGCACAACTTCCGGCATCTGAAAACAATCCTACAATTGATCTCACCCGATTTAATATCAAACCGGGAGTGCACATGATACGTGTAAGCAATGGTACAACTCAAAAAACTATTCAATTAATGATTGGATCGTAA
- a CDS encoding ATP-binding cassette domain-containing protein: protein MSVEVRDLSKIFGSQKAVDRISFKTEKGQILGFLGPNGAGKTTTMKMICGFLPPTSGEIYVCGTEIREQAELSKSRIGYLPESNPLYKDMFVREFLLFFGRLCKVPQVNSRVDELIDMTGLKSEYKKQIASLSKGYRQRVGLCQALIHDPEILILDEPTSGLDPNQLIDIRQLIKKVGKEKTLIFSSHIMQEVQALCDRVLIINKGKIVTDEPIQNLLSNADNTRIIFLEFTSEIPVSELKSQTYISKLESLGNGKYKIWCKDQNDPRAELFKLAAAKNWTLREIREDKTDIETVFNQLTKSNSDVGSV from the coding sequence ATGTCGGTTGAAGTCAGGGATTTATCCAAAATTTTCGGTAGTCAAAAAGCCGTTGACCGCATTTCCTTTAAAACGGAAAAAGGGCAGATTCTGGGGTTTCTAGGGCCCAATGGTGCAGGCAAAACTACCACCATGAAGATGATCTGCGGCTTTCTTCCTCCGACATCGGGCGAAATCTATGTTTGCGGCACAGAGATCCGTGAGCAAGCTGAGCTTTCCAAAAGCCGGATCGGGTATTTGCCAGAATCCAACCCCCTGTATAAAGATATGTTTGTCCGCGAGTTCCTTTTGTTTTTCGGGCGATTGTGCAAAGTACCTCAAGTGAATTCCAGGGTAGACGAACTTATAGACATGACAGGATTGAAATCCGAATACAAAAAGCAGATTGCATCTTTATCCAAAGGATACAGACAACGGGTAGGTCTTTGTCAGGCTCTTATTCACGATCCCGAAATATTGATACTCGACGAACCTACAAGTGGACTCGACCCCAATCAGCTCATCGATATCCGACAACTTATTAAAAAAGTTGGCAAAGAAAAAACACTGATCTTTTCCAGCCACATCATGCAGGAAGTTCAAGCCTTATGCGACCGCGTATTGATTATCAACAAAGGAAAAATTGTGACAGACGAGCCCATCCAAAATTTGCTCTCGAACGCAGATAATACCCGGATCATTTTTCTGGAGTTTACTTCCGAAATCCCTGTAAGCGAATTAAAATCCCAGACTTACATAAGCAAACTGGAATCCCTTGGCAACGGCAAGTACAAAATCTGGTGCAAAGACCAGAATGATCCCAGAGCCGAATTGTTTAAGCTCGCTGCTGCAAAAAACTGGACGTTGAGGGAAATACGCGAAGACAAAACCGACATCGAAACGGTATTTAATCAACTTACTAAATCAAACAGCGATGTGGGTTCTGTTTAG